A region of the Gopherus evgoodei ecotype Sinaloan lineage chromosome 15, rGopEvg1_v1.p, whole genome shotgun sequence genome:
GACCTATTAGTGCCTGCTGCTCCTCTCACACAATgtgtacaccagtgtaactccactccAGATCTCCAGCTGGGATAAACcatcatagctccattgagttCAACAGAGCTACGCTACCTGCAGATTTGGCCCATGGCTAACTTCCATAGAGTTACGCCTGGTTTATGCCactgtaagcaagtgcagaatcaggtcccttgAAGCTGGAAAAATTTcccaagggaattggtggaataccCATCATGTTGAAATAAGGTAAAATCCTATTGAACAAAGCATTCAAGAATATATAGCAGGAAACAATCTGCACGGACCCCTGGGAGTTGGATTACATGACTTAAAAAggacttttccatctctaaggcaTAGGAAGCTGACAACCAGCTTCGTTTATGGACCCTCTTATTAAAACCCCAGTAGCATGTATCcccttgctgcctctgctgccacaATACTAATATTGATCTACAACCTAAGTACTGGCCAGTGCTTCCACCTCAGACACTAAACGTGTGTTGGAAGTAGCAGCTTCCTCTGAGGaagaagaaaaggcagaagtCTTCTCATCAGCATCCCCTTCTTTGATTATTCTGATGGAGTTTTCTTTCTTCGAAAGCCAGAAAGCAGGGTACAGTGGCTCAGAAAATTCACACTCAAACTTGTGTATGAGAGTCATGGTGTCCGAAGTGACACCATAGAAGGACAAAGTGCCCTTGGGGAAGTCCAGATAGACCCCTATCCTGTTGAACATGTCTGTTTTCAGTGGGATCTCCACATCACTGTGCCATGCAGAGAACCCCTTGCCATGCCACTTGATGCTCCAGGAGAAGTTATTCCCTGAGATGCAGCTGTTGCTTTCTGATCCCTTCCGGTCAATGCTTTTGTACGTCATACCAATGTAAATGCCGGCTCCGCTTATTTCAACCTCAAAGTAGTAACGACCCATGTACAAGCTGTTGTCTGACAGCACCTGGCGCCAGTGCTCAAATCTTTCAGAGTGATCTGGGTAGGAGTGTTCCCAGGGTGTGGTGTTAGTCACTTTGTGGTTGTCCTCCAAGAGCCTGAGATATCTGTGGGCTGTGACTGGGTCAAAAGTTAACGGGCATGAgtctaaatagaaaagaaaattgtTACTGAAATGGCTAAGGAGGCCTCTCCAGTGGACACTCTCCATGTTGGTTAGCCCAAGATATGAGCTATGGATCCTACTCCACTACTACACACACTCCATTATCTGAGCATCACTGGGCAACTGAATACCTTTGTATAGTCCAAGCAATTTTCACCGGGATTGAAAGAAGCTACGGCCATGCTCATGTTTCAGCCGATAACAATTAAGACAACTAAAATACAGATAATCCAAGATAAACTACAAAACCAGATCACTCTCTAGAAACTTCTTCCAAAGTTCCATTCCTCTCTCCCCCAGAGCCTCATCTGCTTTAGAGTCGTTAATTCCAATACTTACACTTGAGGAAGTCACTCCTAGTCTCTGGATCTGGAGCCGATATGCGGTGCCTGGATGGTACAATTGCAGACACCATTGTTTTGATCCCACAGTCctcttcaacaacaaaaagacaattaGCATTCCCAGAACCAATCCTGCGAGTTTGTTCAAGGTGGGATACCAATAGCACAGGGGAATGGAATTGCTGTCTTACAGAGGgatagaatataagaatggccatactggggcagaccaatggtccctctagcccagtttcctgtcttccagcagtggctggtgtgagatgtttcagagggagtgaacagaccAGGGGAATTAGCAAGCGATCCATCCCCctcattcagtcccagcttctggcagtcagaggtttagggacacccagagcatggtgttgtgtccctgactatcttggctaatagctattgatggatctatccttcatgaagttatttcattttttttttttgagtctggttatacttttggccttcacaacatcccctggcaatgagttccacaggtggactgtgcgttgtgtgaagatcTGTTCTATTACATTGTTATCAGGATTAAGaaccagcagtctggttccacagGCATTTAATTTGAACAAATAGTTTCGTGAGCACACAAAGAcattgggcccaattctgatctctCACTGTTAACTCCATCCTTTGACTCTCTGCATTTTGGGGTCAGAGCAGCGGAACAGACCCTACCAGAACAGGACCTGGAATGGAGCCTCTAGGCATTACTGCAGtggttttcatttgcagacccctaaacacTTTCAGATGGAggtgcagatccctttggaaattttagacaGTCTGACCCCCCCGAGGTCCACaggccacaggttgaaaaccactgcactgcTTTAACAGAAACGACAATCAATAATAATGTCAGTGTGAAGCTGGCATGGGTGAGATCAGGATGAGGCCCACTGAATCCTGGCCTCCTGGGACTTTGTGTAAGCAGTAAGGGGAAACATGGTGTAGAAGAGTCAAGCACAAAATGTCACCTGCTGAGCCCTTCTAGGTGGCTTGCAGAGCTACATCTGTCTCAACTATGGCTAGAGAATACTCCTGGTAAATTACTCCAGCCTAAAGGCAGTAGAAGGGCTGAAGAGCGGATTGGGTAGCTTAGTGCCTCAAATGCATGAAAAGGGCTGCACTTAACCCCACATCTCCTCAGACATGCCTAGTCTTGGTGCCTGCCTTGCCTCTTGCGCTCAAGTGTTAGGGAGTAGGGATGAGGTGCGGTTGAGACTTATTCAGTGCAATGGACAATGCCTGGTGCTTGATTGAATTTGTGCAGGCGCATGCATAGCAGAGTGCAACAACCTCACAGTTCCTGCTGCACACCACCCTAGGAAGGGCACTCATGGCTGGTGTGGCACAGTCCAGGACATTTTTAGGGCTTCATGATGTCTCTCTGATCAGCTAAACTCAAAACACAAGACTCATTCTGTACCCTAGGCAGCTGCTTCATGTCCTTCCTTGCCAGGTGTTTCTCGGGCATAAACCCAACCATACTCAAGTATGCAGAAATGGGAGGGAGAGCAAACCCAGAGGAGAACAGAATCAAACTGCAAAGCAACAGGTGGAGATGAGAGTAGTCAGGGCTgcaggacagtcccaataaaaGTCTTTCATTCAGGGAGCGTCAATGAACAGCAAGATAGAAAACAGGAGAGACGAGAAGATAAGAAATCAGCAACAGCTATCAGGTTGTCCCACTAAAGGGCAGGACTGAAATCACGGGGGAATGGGAGAAGCAATAGCTTGAGATGACAGAGGTAAATTTCTCTGCTGGGGCTAGGATGGTCATCACCAGCCCTATGCCACTGTATGAGGGAATCTCCATGTAACTGGTTAAGCTGgctttctggctgctttgcactgccgGAGTGTCACCAAACAGCCAGCTCATGGGAGGATAATTGTGGGCAATGTTTATAGAGCATTTGGAGATCACTGGATGGACAGCAGTAGAGAaggacaaagtattattattaaattgcAGTGTTCATTGAttccaggggaaaaaacaacacatttGCTGTAAATGCTACAACTCATATGGAGTTAAAACCAGCTAAATCACTGCGGATTCCACATCTCCCTCATCTGTCTGTATGTTTCTCAAGGAAATAACTTCAGTTCCCAGGTGGCTGAGTTGATTCACACTGGGAAAGAGCCTGGGTTTCCTTGCTGTCACCTCCAGCTCATACCTGACTTTGTGTCAAGACTGCCAGCAAGGCAGGATTGATGCTGTGGCCTCCATACAGCACTAGCACCTAATAGAAAATAGCTTTTGCTTTGCTGGGGAAAACAGGAGTGACTACATATAAACAAGTGGAATAGCGGAGAGCGAGCTGATAATGTTAATGCATGGGAGGGTGAAGAATTCAGCTGGATCCTGTCAGACTCATATTGCTTATCAGATTTCTATTGTGGACTTAAAAGGCGTTAGGATGCAACCCAGGTAATATCCAGGCCTTTTCACATAGTAAATCATTAACTGCTGATTGCGGTGGGTTGCTCATTTGAAAGACAGACTGGGACAAAGTTAaatagtgaggggagggggaaataccTGGAAGGTTTATACATtctgcttgctctcttttctaATCACAGTATTGTGCTTAAATAGACACATCACCCCCaaccaggagcagcgccagggtttctggcaccctaggcagaattcagggggctacattttgtgcgctccccatggggcgtgcgggagcttccggttccacttccatcgcgccgccgaagaaggaccctccgccgaaatgccgcaggcgatggcggcagtcattgagctgctcaattgccggCCGCTGTTTTCCACGGCGCGTCGGCAGAAGCTCCTTCTTCGGCGGTTCGacaggagcagaaccggaagctcccatgcgccccgtggggagtgcacaaaatgtcgccccccgaatcctggtgccttaggcgactgcctagggtcgcctaatggaagcactggccctgcccctaaCACGCACACCCCTTAATCAACCCACTTTCCCCTCATGCTTGGACATACAGTAAAATCACAAGCTTTACATCACAATCTGTTACCATAGGAATCAGTGTGTGATGTTGCAAATCCAGCATGATGATCTCATTGCAGACAGGAAGGATTGTCTGGTGGATTCTATTCGTGACTCTGCCACTGTGACCTTGGGATTGACAATTCCTAGGGGCCTGGGAAGCATGCATTTTATCAGGGCCTCGCTTTTGCCATTTGGTGATAGCACTAAAGTGTTCGTACACACACACGGAGAGCTGTGCAAACGTACATTTAAACAGCTGCAAGGCAGAGGATGAGACTCACCTTCCTTTGAAAACTCCTGGAGCTTTTCCTTATAGGTGGTTTGTACAAGCTGTAGCAAGTGTTCTGTTGACTCTGAGATGACCCTTCTGATCCCTGACAGTTTATCTTTGAGTCCAATATAAATACTGGGAAGCGCATCATCCCCTGTGTTCTTCTTGAGCTCACAATAttcctgccaaaaaaaaattctatttttgctCATTTTCCTCAGATATTTGGCTGTTTTTGTACCAGATCCATCTCACCATGAAGTTACTAGCAAAATCCCAATTGACTTTAGTGGTATCAGACTCTGACCCTTAACATTCCATTGCAGCCCTGAAGAACTTAAACTCAGCTGATACAGGAACCTGTATTTTGGGAGATATTTAAGATCAGCTGAATATGAAGTTCACCAGATAAACTTTATGATTGTAAAGCTAAAACCAAGGAACAGCAATCTCCAGACCTCACTACAAGCTTCCCTGTACTTGAGGGCATTAGAAAAAGACGACCATGGTCATAAAATAAGGAAGGAAACAACACACCAACCATTTATAATGAAATGACAATGTTGTTGGCTGTAGGCTAATAATGTATCTCAGCCAGTTccagagagaatgaagagaagtcTTTGCCTTACACCTTTATCTCTAGAAGTTGCTAAGTTCTATCATCTTCACCCAGGAGCTTTGCACAGTTTAGACTCAAACAAGGTGGCCTTTAGAGGTCTGAAAcattttccttctttaaaaacaaagatgaaaaaaatctccctttctctctcttcctagaAGATTTCAGAGCACTTTATGGCTGGGAGGTGCTTTTGACAATCCCAGTCTTACACTCCACAGCCTAGGGAGGGCCAATCAGTTCTGAATTTGGAGTCAGAGTCTCCGTTTCAGGTTACAGGAGATGTTCTAAGGAGGCTTGGCACCATTTTTCAGTTATAAAATGGCACAATGCAGTCTAATCGTACTGCACACTTGACCTGAACACCTCAAACCAAACACTAATCTACAGACACACCATCCCCCGGGTCTTTATAATGGAAAGGCCTTGTCCATCATGGTACCTTAAGAAACAGGATGTCACTGGTGTAGAGGGCCATCTTCTCCAGCCTGAGTTTATTCTCTTCCATGACAGCACGCTTGTGCTCCAGATGGATCTTAATCCCGTTGGCTTGATTCACCGccacacgctccttctcctctagAAATGCCAAAACATCCGAGTGGGCCATCTTGACggcttccaacagctccccaaACTGCCCCGACACCAGGCTTTTCACTTCGGAGATAGAACTCTACAGGGACAAGAGCCACCGCGGTTGACTTTTCCAACCAGCCTTGCTGTGTCACCACTGCACCTTCCTGGCAAATGCATCAGGATGTGCAAACAACATTTTCTAATCACTGTGGAGATGCCTCCACAGCACAAAGACAGTGGCAGCAACAGCTAATCAGTGAATCCAAACCAAGGACTGGAACCCACGGCCCCATTTCCAGCAGATCGTGGTCTCTTCCCCTATTCCCAAACACACCTCCACAAATGCACATACACATGCCCTGAGAGCAGTTGAGGGCTCTTGGGTTTTGACTGAATGAGGGTCATAGCCAGGGAAATACCTGTCTGTGACAGAAGGGTTAAGTGAACTTGACCTGTGGAACCCCTGTAAGGGTAACCTGCAATCCCAATCAAAGTTGCAGCAGGTGTTGAGCTGATGCAGGAAGGGGATGACATTTCTTTTCAGAACAGAGAATTGGAAGCATGAAGGAAGCATGCCCATGTAGCACTGTGTCTTCCCTTTCATTGTGTTATGGGACTAGATCACAGTAGACCATAGGCCTGAACCAGTTATGCATTGCCCAGCTCCTGGTTATGGGGGGATTTGACACCAGCAACCCAACAGCAAGCCTTCTGAATGAGTAAGGCGCAGTGCTGAGACCCCAGTTAATCCCCATCATTTCTTTATAAGTCAGCATGGAAAGATTAGATTTGTACTGGTAGGTTTCAGTAAAGATCGATTTCGCTGTACACACCCAAACCAgcgaaaaaatatttccatcaacaaTAATCAAAATTCACAGACAGGCACAGCAAGAAACATGCTGCCTGAGCACTTGGCAGAGTTTAAGTTGAGGATAGTGACTTTGgctattttgacatgtgatgctgaCCATTTGTGTGGTAATGGTTATCAAGCTTTCATTTGTTGAATTTCAACATGCACTGTCCTGAAATAATTATTGTTTGACCTCCTCATTGGCTGACACTCCCATAACTTCCCACAACTGTAAACgtttaaatgaataaaaaataaaaatgcttaaaaatagatCTGAACACAGTCTGctgaaatgataaaataaaaataaaattcttccaagcctatttATAAGGCTGGTGGCCAAGTTACAAAGCATTGAGACTTGCTGTGGAGGATTGGGGAGTTGGGGTCGGGGTCTCTCAAAGTACCAACAGAGAGGGGAGAAAATTCACAGGAGGAATACCTCTGTTCCCACATTGAGCTTCCCATGTGACAAAGCACAGTGCACACAGAAACAGACATCGAAGCACTTCCACTGGATAACTGAGAAGGTAATACAGTGAGAAAACAAACAGGATCCCTTCTCATTATTGAAGTAGGACAGGTATTGTGTGTAACAGAGGATGCAGCCTCACCtgctctggggttggagccctgctgctggaaatggaaataaggcataacttCAATGAATCACAGGGTAAAATTCTGCCCTGATTTCTACTCAACAATCCCTGGGGGGAAAGTACCATGTGGTCTCATGGAGAGGTTACAGGATCTCTCCAGCAAGATGGCTACAACCAGGTTGACTTGGATCCACTCCACACTTCCTtataaatcaaacaaaaaaccctcattCTCCCAGATTATCAGAGttgaggaccagatcctcaaagtatTTAAACACCTACCTCCCATTTCAGCTCTGACTGCCTAAAAAGAGGCGAGTCAGAGCCAGTGGCAGTGGAAGGTTGATCTGAAAATTCATCCAGAAATAGAAACTGGACTCAAACCAGCAAATTATCTAACAGAGGCTATCAGGAGGTAACAATTTTCCCCTAGATTTGAAGCAGCCACCTAGAAATGAAGGGTTTCATATCTCATCAGCCATGTCCTGAGGTTTGGTTCTGGAATTACCATGAATTGCCATGCAGAAAAGAAATATCAGAACAGTGCTATCCAGGGAAGCAGCTGTGGAGGCTGTCCCATGCAGTGAAGTCTGTGGGTTTACGTGAGTATTATTGCACCAGCACAGGACAATTTCAGGAGGGTAACAATTAATACAATTAGTCACCTTTTCTAACTCTTTAAACACGACACTGCTCTTTGGAAGCCCTGTGGAGATGACAGTCACCAAAGATGCCTCACACAGACAGCTGGATGATATCCACAAACAGAAGCCAGCACAAAGCTGATCCTGCCCTGGAATACTAAATCTTTTGGCACTTGCAAGTGTTCCCTCACGAGATGAGCAAACCCATTCGCTTAAAGGCAAAGGAGCCCAAAAATCTCCCCCTCAATTCAAAACAAGCCTGAAATTTGGTGAAGTTTTTCAGCGTTTGACAGTGGTGCATTTTAATTGTCATGTGGCCTCTGGACATCCTGATTCTACCCAGGCTAAAACCACAATGTCTttttatagtcacttttcagGTTAGAACTGCACTTCAGGGCTGGAGGTGAGCTTGAGCTGTGACATTGAGATGTGATTTGAATTTGTCCAAAGAATTTGGAATTCAGTATCTCAGCATAACCGCCAGGTGAATGTTTGTTACAGGCCCCTTTCTGTGTGCAATACACAGAGGAAATGTGTTAGTTTACAGCCCCATGTAGGGAGCTTTAGTTGAGCTATTGCAGCTCTCTGAGCTCCCAGTTCAATCTTTGGTGTCAAGCTGTTTTTTATGTAATAGTTAATGGGCTCAATTCTCAGTTgtgtaaatctctctctctgaggtAGATATCTGGCCCCCATTATTATcatgtctgagcacctcacaatttttaaCATATTGCTCCTCACAACACctgagaggcagggcagtgtgATCCTCCCTATTGTACAGGTGGGAAG
Encoded here:
- the TRIM16 gene encoding tripartite motif-containing protein 16 isoform X2, which encodes MADCGPAAPEGLPQELVLGSPVTKAKGHQVCEGNDFSGEKTEGEELNGRESPEATSPGPDLQRSLIVNGSEMAMGQPGLLEQENSLEDGQEILCDFCMAQKVLAVKSCLTCMVNYCEDHLRPHLENSKLRSHKLMDPAKDIDLQTCETHKGHLGWFCQTDLVCVCEECLAEEHKGHNSLTCETARKDNESSISEVKSLVSGQFGELLEAVKMAHSDVLAFLEEKERVAVNQANGIKIHLEHKRAVMEENKLRLEKMALYTSDILFLKEYCELKKNTGDDALPSIYIGLKDKLSGIRRVISESTEHLLQLVQTTYKEKLQEFSKEEDCGIKTMVSAIVPSRHRISAPDPETRSDFLKYSCPLTFDPVTAHRYLRLLEDNHKVTNTTPWEHSYPDHSERFEHWRQVLSDNSLYMGRYYFEVEISGAGIYIGMTYKSIDRKGSESNSCISGNNFSWSIKWHGKGFSAWHSDVEIPLKTDMFNRIGVYLDFPKGTLSFYGVTSDTMTLIHKFECEFSEPLYPAFWLSKKENSIRIIKEGDADEKTSAFSSSSEEAATSNTRLVSEVEALAST
- the TRIM16 gene encoding tripartite motif-containing protein 16 isoform X1 — translated: MADCGPAAPEGLPQELVLGSPVTKAKGHQVCEGNDFSGEKTEGEELNGRESPEATSPGPDLQRSLIVNGSEMAMGQPGLLEQENSLEDGQEILCDFCMAQKVLAVKSCLTCMVNYCEDHLRPHLENSKLRSHKLMDPAKDIDLQTCETHKGHLGWFCQTDLVCVCEECLAEEHKGHNSLTCETARKDNESELVQTQAEYDWKLKSAENAIVKLQNNTQSIVSSISEVKSLVSGQFGELLEAVKMAHSDVLAFLEEKERVAVNQANGIKIHLEHKRAVMEENKLRLEKMALYTSDILFLKEYCELKKNTGDDALPSIYIGLKDKLSGIRRVISESTEHLLQLVQTTYKEKLQEFSKEEDCGIKTMVSAIVPSRHRISAPDPETRSDFLKYSCPLTFDPVTAHRYLRLLEDNHKVTNTTPWEHSYPDHSERFEHWRQVLSDNSLYMGRYYFEVEISGAGIYIGMTYKSIDRKGSESNSCISGNNFSWSIKWHGKGFSAWHSDVEIPLKTDMFNRIGVYLDFPKGTLSFYGVTSDTMTLIHKFECEFSEPLYPAFWLSKKENSIRIIKEGDADEKTSAFSSSSEEAATSNTRLVSEVEALAST